GtaatttcctcctcctcctcttttttgaACGCCGTGTGTAGCGGGAGCCCCTCAGCTCTGAACTGGCCGCAGGTCGGCTGCAAGCGTAGCGCCTTGCTGTCCAGCTGTGGGCAGGAGGAGCAGACCACGAGAACAGCGGCTATGGGAGCGTATCCAGAGCAAATTAAGGCTGTTGACATCCTGGTGgccaaaagcttttatttctaaatgcgCTTGGAAGCACCTTGCCAAGCAGAGCAcagagtgggaaaaggaaaCCCTCTGGAGCTGAGGTGCTGGCGCGGCTGGGCCGTGCGGGACGCGGCGCAGGTGCGGCCCTGGCGCCGGCCTCCCTGGTTTCGCCGTGCAGCCCCGCTTCGGGCTCGCCGGGGCGGCGACAGGGTCTCCCGCGCAATAAACCGCGTGCGGGGagtggggccgggctgcgctgcgcccccgcgcccgggcAGCTCacctgggcggcggcggcggccagggCGCGCAGCGCCAGCCCGCGGCTGGGCCCGCCGCGGCGGTACTCGAGGCAGGCGGCGGCCagggcggccgcccggcccgcggcggcggagtGCGGTGGCAGCGACGCCTCCATGGCGGCCCGGGCACCGGcggctcccccgcgccgccgctgagcgagccgagccgagcggcAGCAGGAGGCGGCCGCCCCGGGAGGGACCGCTGCCAGCCCCTGCGCCGGTCACACGTGGCAGGGCGTGGATGTTGCGGGGGAAGCCACCGTCCTTCCGGCTGCGCTGGGAAAaacgcgtgtgtgtgtgtgtgtgtgtgtgcatgtgcatatgtatatatacacccAGATACACAGTAATTCACGTTCTCAAGGTTTTCCTCTCTGGTTCAGTTTGTCCAGTTAAAGTGCTGTTGTCAGAATACTTTGCAGGAGGAGATGGTGAACATGggaggagattaaaaaaaaacaatcttgcTCTTAAGTCATCAAAGAGACAAGTCTAAAGGTGAGCAGGCAATATTAGCGTTGCTTGCTGCACACAAGGGAGGTTTCTGGGGAGTTtccttttctgagtttttttttttttttctttgagattaCATCATCACAATCACCCAGTTTCTAGCTCGCaagatgaagaaatgttttccttctcttaagGAAGTACTGAAATGAGAGGAGTTCAGAAGGATTAGAACTCCTCTTAAGACaagctaaataaatattctcaACTATTCTTTCAGTCACTGTTACCGTATTTAGCCCTTTTGGTTAAGTGTAGCTACACGGAATAAAGGAAACTGCAGTATGAaaatttttgctgtaaaaaatGGGATGAAAGCATCGTTTGTGTAACGAGTAACATGGTGCTCTgggtttgcttgtttgtttttaggttTGAATTTACACACAAGAAACAGACCGGTGGGGCAGGCCAGTATGGTAAAGTTATAGGAGTTCTTGAGCCTCTGGATCCAGAGGACTACACAAAGTTGGAATTCGAAGACAGAACTATTGGCACAAATATTCCAAAACAGTTCGTGCCTGCTGTTGAAAAGGTGCGGAGCATTCTGTgatttgtgcgtgtgtgtgtagGACCTAAGGAGTATTGATTCTTGTCTTTTTCCTGCTATACTGTCAATATGTACTATGTTTGTCTTACCCGAGGCAAGGAGACTTTTCCCATTACTTCAGTGGAAGCAAAATCAactttgtgtgtttttgctTAATATCTTACATTCCTAAGTTTTCCACTTAATTTAGAAGtggctgtttgttttctttactagCGTGTTCTTAGCTCTGTTTCCATAGCAATGCCTCTATACAAAAGGTAGGCTTTCCTTTCTTACAGTAAAACAAACCTCCTTCTTGGAACCtgctttttaattcttctgcttttgattGTGATCACTTGATCTTAGTCtctaattttgaaatatgtcacatgattttttttgttatttctcagaaaacactTATGTAAGAAACTGCAGTTAAGTTAGATTTCCCAATAAATAACccagtattctttttttcccctcctctggGGCTTCTTCTATATCTGCCTCTGTTCACAAACTGTTTAATTGATCCCATGCAGATTTAAATAATGCCTCTTTGTCACCATCTTAGCACCATCTTTGGATTCTTATAATAATTAAACTAAAAGAATTCTATCGTCTTCTGTGATGCAACACTTACCAATTTTTGCCAAACACTGGAAAAACATGTAATCTTAAAGAATTTTGTTCTGCAGTCAAGTAGTTAAAGTAGTTGCTCTCCACTAAGAGCCTTTCAGTTATTGTTCAGACTTcactaacaaaacaaaatactgaacaCATTTTTCAACTTCTAATCTGATTTCTGTTCTTAAGATGATATCaaattgaagaaaaacagtaaaaaattttcaaatgcttgAGAGTGAAAAGTTTCCCTACTATGTTGTATTTTGATGTCATCTTACCAAACAAGAATGTTCATTGTCCAGATGTGTGATTGTTattaaaagtgttttgtttaataTCTTTTATAGGCTGTTgttaatgctgctgtttttagatcttcattttgtttgagTGCTGCTAACTTTGAGATGTTATTTGACAGGGATTCCGAGATGCCTGTGAAAAAGGTCCGGTGTCAGGGCACAGGATATCTGGAGTTCGGTTTGTCCTGGAAGATGGTGCACATCACATGGTGGATTCTAATGAAATCTCTTTCAtcagagcaggagaaggagcTCTAAAGCAAGGTATAAAGCTAGTCATTTGAGCATGCAGtcctgctggatttttttattgttggaGCCAAATTAAACAgcctgattttcttcatttgttgcCTGGTGTATCTATGCATACATTCAAAGTTTGTTGGCCAGTTATGTAGTGCAGAATGAATGCAAGAATTTATAGAAGTTTTGAGGAAGGCAATCTAATTCTTTACTGTGATCTAAGAAAAAGGGTTCCTTATTTCCTTTATACAGCTACAAGAAGTATGAACAGCTTAATCTTTATAGAGATAAGAAAACAACGTTCTGTCAAACTGCATGCCTCTCAGCATTATGGTCTCTGAAATAGGAGGTAGGGGAGGTAGAATTCTAAAACAGTAGTATCGTTTTCCCCACTGATGTAAGAAACATTCAGCATTAGCCACAAAGACACTTCATTGCTATGCACAGGAGTATCTTGCATGATACCAGGCttgttttttagtttgtttagCTGCATGTGAATTTAGCTGAAAGTTAATTTATACGGTCTTGCAAAACACAACTTCCATGAGTAATGCATTACTGTTCCCTGTTATGGTCATGGGTCTAATAGGAAACGTGTTGCCATAGCTGTTACTTCTGGCCTCACCACTCTTAATTCTGTAGCAGCACTTTGGTTTCTTGCAAGGCCGAATTAAAGATCATTTAATGTGCATGAACTAGGTAGGCATAAGAGTTATAAGTGTTTTTAttcatggggtttttttttttttccttccagctaTGGAAAATGCTTCTGTGCGTATACTTGAACCCATTATGGCAGTGGAGGTGATGGCACCCATTGAATTCCAAGGAGCAGTGATAGCTGGCATTAATCGCCGTCATGGAGTGATCACAGGACAAGATGGCACAGATGATTACTTTACTCTTTATGCTGAGGTGTGTGTTGTTAACTGGTTCTtgatccttttttctttctcttcctgtgttGCCATTTAACtccattgctgtttttcttattaatatatattaaaacttACAGCCAAGTTACTCAATGGGTAACATTAATTTTCAACTCAGCAGTGCAATATAAACATAATATTACAATGcaatgtatgtatgtatacacaatGTATATAGTGCAACATAAGCCTATTATAAATCTGTCTTGCTTCAGAGAAACCAACTGACTAACCTAAAACCTTACGGggcagagaaaggaacagaacTCAGGTTTCTTGCAGTTCAGCATAATGCTCTATTCCTGCATTGACTCCCCATACCCGTGCTTCAGTTGTTTACTAGGACCCCTTTAATGAGCCAGATTTGGCAGCTGTACTATTTCATAGTGAAGTGAAACAAACTCTGTGCAGCAATACGGATGCACAAAGTTAAGAGGGCAAATCATTTGTCAGCTatctttcttcagctgttaACTGGAGACATTAATAATTGGAGATGCACGCAGTGATTGCCTTCCAAGCCTTTAGTGTCCCTTgtaaaatgcattcatttttgtattaggtcatatgaaatgtatttctaaaatggTTGTGGGGTAAATCATCTCAGCAAAGCTGAGCTAATGACAAACCACATGCTGAGtcattcatattttgaaaagtatagTGTGTTTAAAAGCTAGAGTCTTGAGTTTCTAGCATCATGATCTCTTGCTTGATAATGCAGATTACTGTCTTTGAGATATTCCAATAACTGGTGTATTCTAACTCTGAGATCTTTGGGGTTTTCCTGCTGAGTATACCTTCACTCATGAATATTCATTAGTTGAAAAAGGAACATTTACtgaaaaagttaagaaaatcGGTACTGTTTACCAAGAACACCAGATTTTACAAACTGGCTGTTTATATCATAATAAAGATTAATTGGATGGTAACCAAGAATTAGTCGAAAAACTAATTGCTCTTACTAGAAGAATAATATGCTTAATATGTATGGTTTTAGGTGCCACTGAATGATATGTTTGGATATGCCACTGAGCTGAGGTCTTGTACAGAGGTAAGTActttcagtgggtttttttgctataatgtatttatttgcatagaTCAAGTGTGTTTATTTGCATCATCCTATACATAAGCAGTTTTAAAggagataaaaatcaaaatacaaatgcagaatAGGATAATAACCTTAGAGTTATTACTGTTACTTtaactactttttaaatattttagttatcGGTAGCTATGTCGTTTCAGGctaaagatttcttttatactttggggaggaaggagataagtcttaaataattaaaaatggtaAATACCAATAAAGGTATTAAATTCTTATActttggggaggaaggagataagtcttaaataattaaaagtggTAAATACTAGTAAAGGTATCAAATTCACAGGTTGGAAAATTTTTTGCATACTCCAACATTCAGTTTCAAATGTCTTCAAGttaaagagatttttgaaagaagTGCTTGCATTAATAAGGTGTCCTTTTTaacaatatacatttttaaggtTATACATTGATTGAATTTCTCTGTGCATTTGAATCCAATGAGgcattttctttgtgttttactAATAATTAACTGTTTCCCTTCTTTGGTGATACAGAAGTACCTGTATTCTGTGAGCATTTTGAATGGATTGTTGCTAATATCATAATCATTCTCTGGTTTTAAGCAAAATTGCTACACTGGGATGGAAACTACAGGCAGTATTATAATCTTGTATCAAAGAAACAATGTTCagatactgtttatttttgtatctcATAACTACATGCTTCAATATAGTCTGTATGCTTCATTGTAAATTATTGTTGCATGTTTACTTCATAGATGATGGTGTAGCCATGTGCAAAATAGTTACTTGTTTAGCATCCTAACTTTGCTTATTCTTTTTCCAACTTTTCAGGGAAAGGGTGAATATACAATGGAATACAGTAAATATCAGCCGTGTTTGCCCAGTACccaagaagaaataataaacaaataccTTGAGGCAACAGGACGACTTCCTGCAAAAAAGGGCAAAGCTAAGAGctgactttcttccttttcagtgcATTGAACAGTTTTTCACAATCTTCTCTAAAGCTCAGTTGCCCAGGTGGTAGAAGAGATGGAGGCTGGCTGGATACATATGGACTGCAGTGGGACTTCATTACATTGTAATATATGGTATTCTTAGAAGTCACTGGAAGATTGCAACTGAATTGGTCGCTTGTAGATGCCACTcattaacaaaatatataaacatgATAACATTgataatttgttttgaaatttgtctCAAtccatttgtattaaaataattttatttttttacttgatAAAATACTGTTGTGTAATTAGGCTAGTTACTGTTTCTCCgtttttgaaagattaaaaatccTAGTTTAGGAGACTAAATGTTAACTGCCTGATAGGCACAGGGGATGAATTCTCATCTAATATGGTCAGCAGTTTTCACTCAGATGCTCCAAGCACAGATTGTTTGGTCCTGCAATTCACTTAGAGCATATAGTCTAGTAAAAAAAATGCcggtattttcttttcctccttcaggaACAATGTTAAGATCCTCCAAAGTCATAATGGATGAATGAACAAATTCACCTGTTAGCGGAACTGGCGTTTCACCAAATCTGCTTACCACAGATGGTACAATGCGTTTGAAAAAAGTTGACAAGAATTTACATAGAAGTAAACTCTTTTCTAAACTATGAGCAATATGAATTTATGTATGTGTTGCTTACTTGGCTCCAGGTGCTCTACCTTCCTAAAAAGATCTCTTTGtcataaaaccaaacaaaaggATTCCTTTTCCAGAATCTTAAAATCAAGAGATCATGTTCCTGTTGATGCTCATCTTGAGAATCACTTAGTTAGATATTCTTCACTtacaatacagagaaaaattgaGGCTGTTACAGttaaatgagagagagaagataccacttttttttaatgttattactGAAAGATGTTCTGTGAATTTTCCTTGCgtgctttctcttcctgactTACTCTGCTTACAGCATTTTTGCAGATTTCCAGTAAGCAGATAGGGTATGAAGTTCCAGTTCAAAACCAACTGCATTCCTGGCACAGGATTGTGGTTGATGTTTACCAGACACGGACAGAACTGTAACGGCTGTGTTTTTTTGTCTCAGTCCTCatagaaagaaagtgaaaattattcattttaaacttCAAGTAAGTGCAGTATCAGAGATTTGTCAGGGGCACGTAAATATTAACTAAGCATGGGCTTAAGGTTGTGCATGTGTATCATGTTGCTTGGGGCCAAttccttcttgttttccttACATCTGTAGCattgtttttgtgaaaaaattTCAGCTGGAACTAGTTTTAAGGAAAACCCTGCAGGTTCTCTTTCATTTAGGAATTTTCTTAAGCAAACAAATATTACCACACCTTTGCCAAAACTCAAAGAGGGCTTATAAAAGCAGTATGAATGCAActccaaagaaagaaatgaaatagttgttattttagttgtatttttcacttttatgttATACTTTTTAGAGGTCAGTCATGATGTGAAATCTTGGCTCTGGTTCTGCCAGATGCGTGCTAGTTCTCTTCAAATCTAACATGGACGACGAGTCTGCACTCAGAGGAGCACAGCATAGGTACAACCGAGCCACAGTAGGGTCTACTACACTAAAatgagagggaggaaaaaacaacaggTAGGAGGGAGGACAAGTGGAGAGCCAGAGACAGGGGAAGCACGGAAGGAAGCTCTGGCAAGAGCCTAAAGGGAACTGGGAAAGATGGAGGGGTTGTAGCAGCAGCAACCTGAGACAGTGAGGAGCATGGAACAAGGGCAGTCATTTTTGGGGTGTCCTAGACCTtgtttcttcatatttcttttcattttttttaataaagttttagGTAACATGGGTAGTGTATCTGTTTTAGTTGATTTCTTAGCAGTGAAGTTATGGAACAGaactttcttctcttgtttGTATCCAATCTCCTGCAGATATTCTCATTGCTGTTTCTTCGCATGAAGAATTCAGTGTGAAAGTGGAGTCTTGACTCAGATAATGTTTACTGTTAACAATTTAATCATGGTAATTGAATTTTGCTCGAGTAAAACCTGCATAGATAATTTCAGATCTTGATCCACTGACTGAAATCTTGGCCCTAAAGACTTTGATGGAAATTTTGCCATTGAATTCCAGCTGGATTGGTACTTCTGCAGAAGACAGGATTGTGCAATTTCTTAACTGATAAAAAGGTTGTGCTGCTTACTTGGAGTCTAAGTTACACTGACTTGTCAAGTTGGAAACACATCATTCTCTGTCCTGGGTCCAGAAAGCAGTGGCAGAAACAAAGTAAGGAAGCTAATCTTATAGCTCAATATATTGCTAAAATAGAGCTCCAGTGTGCAAAATCtctattattttcttgtttaaattctaaaaatttgtattattaATTTCCTATTGAAGTTGTCATTAAAAGCTCTGATTACATGTTTTgccagcaaaaaataaaatacagagtatgtgaaatgctgttttactgaatttattttaatgtgttatGTGCTGATATAAAAAGCTTCAGTCAGTATATCAGAGACTAATACAGTTGTATAAAATGCCTAAATTATTTTAGGTTATCAAGATCACACAGTTTATCCATCCTCCCAGCTAAAGCTTTAATGTTAAGTATCTTAATCATCATTACTGGTTACAGATCACTGGTAGCCTAGAATACTACAAGTTGTAGAAAATAACCGTCCCAGAAGCAGAGACCATCTCCTGCTTCCCTAAGTAAGGCATACTTATTACATGGAGTTAATTTGTCCTGATAGAAATTAttgttaagggaaaaaaaaaaaaaaaaaaactcctcaaAATAGTGTGGCATAATCTTAGGGAGCAAAGGTGGGGGAGTACATTTGGGGTGTGGGAGTTGCCCTAAACCCAGAATGGAGAATTTGGTGTGAAAGGACAAAAAGATGTTATTGTAATAAAACTTTGTTGTATTTAGGATGGGTAAAAGACATGGCAGTCATTAAAATACAGTGTCTGATTGACTGGATATTCTGACAGTGGGCTATTCCTCAGCCAAACCCAAACGTGGAAATTTATCTGTACAAAGTCTTTGCTGTTCTGTCCATCTTTGCTTAGCAGCTAGAACTCTTGTCTAAATTgtaaacagacaaaaagatgCAAGTTTCCTTTTGACAAACACTTCCCTTGCGGTGTTGTAGACTGGTGGCAGACGTGGGGAGAcaacaaaatgtgttttccttatAGCAATATTTTCTAAGTTGACTTCACAAATATGAGAGGAgaagcttcctttttttctaagctaCGCAGCAGAGAAGAGCTGTGCGCCAGAAGGACTTGGGCCATCTGTGGATCATGCAGGCTCTGGCCACTGGCTTGTATAGGGCCTTGTGGGGAGAGGTTTCGCTGCCTCCACTGGTTCACATCCTTTCAGTGGCCAGATACTGGGAGAAGATGGAAAGCTATGCTCAACCAGTGAGTCATAAAAGAAAACCCAACCTCCACTGTGTGTAATGGTATTGGTTTATTGGAgattaaagttaaaaattagCAAATAATATATCtatccaaaaatcaaaaaaaaatttagtaaaGTATTTCTCATAGTGACAGATTAATGTTTTTCTCAAGATTTTTATCCAAATATATTAACTTTGTTCCCAAACTATGTTACTGTAAGTAACATAGTCGCATAAAATCAGCCTGTGTATGTATATCTATGCACGTATATAGTAGCAAAATTTTTTTAGGTAGCTCTCTAGAACATGTGAGCTTTTACCCttgaagaaattacagaaattcaTTCTGGAACAAAACAGACTAGTGAAAGCATCTAAAGTCACTGTAGTGTGACTTGTATAGAGAAGTTATCACAAATCTGGGTTTATTAACAGAAGGGTTTTCTCATTTAATGACAAAACTGAcaatctcttttaaaatttttcttctttttcctgtaaaattcCAGCAGCTGATCCAGATTCCATTCCAGATGCCTCTTCAAACCACTGATtatctgaagcacagaagggCTTCACTTTCAGAGTGCGACCAGGAAGCCAAATGACACGCATGTGGCATAAAATCATTTCCTGGAGAACagatttaggaagaaaaaaggttatCTTTATGATCTTTTTGTTGCTTCTCTGTTGATGAAGGTAGGTATTACACATACATGCTTTCTTACCTGTGTTGGAATTTCATGAAGTAAGACAGTGTAGTCAAATTCAATAGAATCATCTTTCCTTATCTGGATAtgtaacaaaggaaaaagcaaccAAGAACACAAAGTTATATTGTTAAGTATAGTACCTACTCCAATTTAATTGACTATATTTAGCTTAACAAGGGAGAGGGATAAAAAAGGGCTCGAGAAGCCTATGATAGTTGGCTGGAATAAGATAGGTTTTGTATGTGGAGAGGAGGGGAACTGGGAACAATTTCTGTTTGACGACACTAACTGGAGTGTGGGTTTGGAGTCTGACTGTACTCTGACATGAAACTAGGCTTACTCAGATGCTTATTACTTAAGTTAACCCTTGAATGAATTTGAGAATTCTATtaatctctttctgaaaaaaataccattctGAATAACTTGGAGTAAGAAGCAATAGCAAAAGCTATAAATAGCACACTATTTATAGATCACAGATGACTGAGGCAGAAACAAACCCTTGGAAACTCCTATTCTATATGCTGCAGCTGTGCAATATGTTCCCCGAGAGGGCTGATATCATATTAAATTGATGCTTCCTTTGAGCTCAGCTAGGAAGGCAAAGAACACTAGGAATGACTTAGTGACTTAGTGTGAGGGTGATGAATTGCAGGACCACATGTTCAAATCCTCTGATTAATCCTGCAGAAGCCAATAGATTTGCTCattcaaacaaaacagaattttgtccAAATGAATAACGTTTTCTACCAAACTCTGGACTAAATAACTTATTCTGATTGAGATACTTGTATGTGAAGCCACTAGGCTACTGAAGAATCACAGATATTACAGAAAGTGTGAGCTGTCGatggctgttttattttctgttgcttgGTAGACAGTGTTGATTTCTGTAACATAGACTTGTAATTTCTACTTGGCTTACCCACTGCTTCACAGACTTGACTTGTGCCATGGAGTAACTCAAGTTCTCTGTTGATTTTTCCCACATTATGAAACTGCTGCCAGCAACAGCCAAAGCCCACACTGGCTCAAGAGCAGGCTCAATATTTCCATAGCtatctgaaagagagaaagaaaataatataaaaatgatgaatttaCTTGTTCTTCAGACAAATGATAAACCACAGAGCCCTTTGAATGTAGCACAGCACAACTCCAGGGAAGTAACTCTTCCCTCGGACATGTTAAAATCTTCAACGTGGAAGAGAATGAACCGACTTACTGTGACTGCAGAAGTATGAGAGCATGATGGAACTGAAATTATCAAGAGACATTATTCATAGGCTCCCCCTAGGGAGATGAGAAACCCAGCATCCACAAGGATGGAGGTGACTACCTAAcccaggaggaaaagagggacTAGGGCGCTATTTCTGATATGGGAAAACTCGGTTAATCATCCCTTTGTGAATTTCCATCCACAGGTGGAGGAAGATTTGTGGGTTAAGGCAGTTGTTATTACTTGAAGACGTTTTACATTCACTTGAATATAGAGTTGCATAGGCTTGTTTTCAAATTCTGAACACCTTCACTGTGTTAACTAACGCTTTTGCTAAACCCAGCAGGGGTTTTTCTCCTCAAGAATCTTTAGCAAGGTAGAActttttttggagggaaagaaggaggatAGTTAGCTCTATAGTTTTAGGGTGCTactgtgaaaatatatttattttttaaaattcatgcaCCTTTCCTTGTGTTCTTAAAAGTGCCAAAACTCTTTGATATGAAATGACATAAAATTATTTGGGGAGAAAATACCTGGAATATCATTTGCAATTATTGGTTTGGTTTGTTGCTTAATTTTTTGGTAAAAAGTGTTGTCCTCTTCTTGgatttgcttttcatctttGGTATCTAGGCAGTTGATAGTGACAGCAGGCGGagattttctcttctgataGAACACTGTAGCAAGGCAGTTCCCAACATTTTGCTATAAAGGTAGAATTTCAAAGTTACTATTaatcaacattttatttacatgcaacacattttaaaagagctCTTGATATTAATgtgaaatatatgtatgtaataaGTACATTACATTTCTATACAAGATACTTTGTAGGAAGCTGTATGAGGATCACAGAAAATCTTTAGaaggatatattttttacagaaaagtaaataggttaaaaaaaaagactaaaaaggtgatttaacaaaactttttaaatatgaaagaataCTAACTGATAACACGAGCTTTCATTGTACAATACTTCtgccttaaaacaaaaacaatctaATGATTCgtattaaaattctgaaaataatttgaatttcatATAATGTGCGGTAATGGAAGAGCAGATAACTACGGTACAATTGCTAATGACAACTGTCTGAGAGAATGAATGGAGAGGGGGTtataactaaaaaaagaaaactgtctgGTATTCATATTTTGGCGTGTGGACACAGCAGGAGCTACATCAAGATAATGAGGACCATACTGCAACACTGAATTTGGACCACTGCAGAGTTGCATTCAGGAGCTCAGTTGCCTGGTGGGACTCTAACAAGACAAGCTTCTCCGGCGTTGAGCAAAGTAAGGAACTAAGAGGTTTTGGCTGCTTGGACCTCTACAAAGGCAGAGGATTGATCAGACGCAATACTGTGTTGATACTAAGAGCAAGCCATGTCCCATACTGGACATGCAggtaaaagcataaaaataagtctttttatTGTGAAAGATCCATTTACAGAAACAGTTAAATATATCCTGTTCTGAAGATGTTGAAGTTTAACACATGCTATCAGAGAAAAACATGGTGAACTGTAAACTTACCCTGGTTCTGTAGTCTTCAGTAGTGAACTGCAGGTAATATTTATGACCAATTCCTGGGATgctctggaagagaaaagagttCTGTCCACATTATAACTATAGCCTTAcatattattttaacttaatcATTGCTGAATGCATGGCTCAGGCAGCAGTATGGTAACACACATCACAGTATCCCTTCTTTTTGAAGTAGGGACTCCACGACAAACCCATGAAGAAGAGTCCTGCCCTCTTAAAAGTAGTATCTGAGGTCATTTGAATCAATCAGAAAACAAGGAACATTAACTTAAGTAATTAATTCAAATCTTATTTTGTGTCTCTACTTTTCTGTTAACTCCTTAGAGAAAAAGTGTCTCTCACTGGttgattacaaaaaaaaaaaaaaaaaaaaaaaaaaaaaaaaaagttgcttagCAACTAAACTGCTAAATTTACTAGTCATGAGTACACAGCATATCAACCTatatttaagtgattttttaaaactacattaatgcattaattttattgttcatgttttttgttagaaaatagCAAACAACCCAGGTTTACCCAGTCTGCCTATGGCTGCATAAAAACCATtcagttaaatatatatatattgtatcaATCTCAGACATTTTATAGGTATAATTTTATAGGTACATAAGCTAGTCACTTCTAAGTCCCTGCAGAATCAGGTTCTTATAGGGGTGATACAAAGAAAAGAGGGTGTGGGAGAAGGGTACTCATGAACTACCACTGCCTGGGAGCACTCAGTATCTGCAGCAGTACCTATAACATTGCAATAACTGAGGAAATACTGGTCTGAAGATCTCAGCAGTAGTATGGTATGATACTGCAGCACATGATCCTGCAAACTGGGAACCTGCTTC
This Rhea pennata isolate bPtePen1 chromosome 9, bPtePen1.pri, whole genome shotgun sequence DNA region includes the following protein-coding sequences:
- the RARRES1 gene encoding retinoic acid receptor responder protein 1, coding for GRQAAAAARAALHYRNSRAGSPAALRALGHVRKASVKSIPGIGHKYYLQFTTEDYRTRQNVGNCLATVFYQKRKSPPAVTINCLDTKDEKQIQEEDNTFYQKIKQQTKPIIANDIPDSYGNIEPALEPVWALAVAGSSFIMWEKSTENLSYSMAQVKSVKQWIRKDDSIEFDYTVLLHEIPTQEMILCHMRVIWLPGRTLKVKPFCASDNQWFEEASGMESGSAAGILQEKEEKF